attttccattataactcaaaaacggttgccgatagacagatgtttactattatgaacatataggaactcccatatggcctttcatttggcaccatgatctttgaccttgattgaccctgaaaggtcaaactcaaggtcacgggtttcagagggctataacttgaaaacggttgatggtagacagatgtttaccattatcaacatataagaagtctcatatgggctttcagttgctgccatgacctttaaccttgaatgactttgaaatgtcaaactcaatgtcatggattttcataggacaataacctgacagctgatgattgagaaatattaccattatcaacatataggtagtcccatatgggctttcatttttattttatttaaatatgcAGTATATTTATTACGATAAAATACTACACTCTCCCCCCCACCCTCAAAATAGCCATAATGTCTACACCATAGCAACATCATGCATAGTCCAAGATAGCTGCTATGATATTTTATCTTAGCTGACTTTGAAAGGTGAAGAGGGAACACTTGTAAAATGCCGTATCAAAAGcactaaaataagtgctgccggaagaggtttgttttgcctggcaacacttgttggtcTATTCTCTGATGTTTGAGAAATAAATGCACTGTGCAGGTTCACAAAGCTAAATCACAATTCTACTCAGATGAGACATCCAGAAATTTACAAAATCCAGCTAAATTTTGGAAAACAATCAAGTGTCTGAAATTTGATTCCTCACCTTTGATTTTACCAAAGCAGATTAGAGTTGACTCTGTACAAATTactgataaaaaaagaaatagTAGACACCTTTAATCAGTATTTTGCCTCCGGTGGGTTCCTTTTCAAATAAGTGCCTAATCAAACATtggcagatacagtggtgcttgaaagtttgtgaaccctttagaattttctatatttctgcgtaaatatgacctaaaacatcatcagattttcacacaagtcctaaaagtagataaagagaacctagttaaacaaatgagacaaaaatattatacttggtcatttatttattgaagaaaatgatccaatattacatatctgtgagtggcaaaagtatgtgaacctttgctttcagtacctggtgtgacccccttgtgcagcaataactgcaactaaacatttcttgtaactgtttatcagtcctgcacaccggcttggatgaattttagcccattcctctgtacagaacagcttcaactctgggatgttggtgggtttcctcatatgaactgcttgtttcaggtccttccacaacatttcgattggattaaggtcaggactttgacttggccattccaaaacattaactttattcttctttaaccattctttggtagaatgacttgtgtgcttcgggttgttgtcttgctgcatgacccaccttctcttgagattcagttcatggacagatgtcctgacattttcctttagaattcgctggtataattcagagttcattgttccgtcaatgagggcaagctgtcctggcccagatgcagcaaaacaggcccaaaccatgatgctaacaccaccatgtttcacagatgggataaggttcttatgctggaatgcaatgttttcctttctccaaacataacacttctcatttaaaccaaaaagttctatttttgtctcatctgtccacaaaacatttttccaatagccttctggcttgtccacgtgatctttagcaaactgcagatgagcagcaatgttctttttggagagcagtggctttctccttgcaaccctgccatacacaccattgttgttcagtgttctcctgatggtggactcatgaacattaacattagccaatgtgagagaggccttcagttgcttagaagttaccttggggtcctttgtgacctcgccaactattacacaccttgctcttggagtgatctttgttggtcaaccactcctggggagggtaacaatggtcttgaatttcctccatttgtacacaatctgtctgactgtggattggtggagtccaaactctttagagatggttttgtaacctttttcagcctgatgagcatcaacaacgctttttctgaggtcctcagaaatctcctttgttcgtgccatgatacacttccacaaacatatgttgtgaagatcagactttgatagatccctgttctttaaataaaacagggtgcccactcatacctgattgtcatcccattgactgaaaacacctgagtctaatttcaccttcaaattaactgctaatcctaaaggttcacatacttttgtcactcacagatatgtaatattggatcattttcctcaataaataaatgaccaaatatatttttgtctcatttgtttaactgggttctctttatctacttttaggacttgtgtgaaaatctgatgatgttttgggtcatatttatgcagaaatgtagactattctaaagggttcacaaactttcaagcaccactgtatatatgtctCAGAAAATGGAACAACTGACACTTTTTCTTTTGTGCCATTCAAAAGGGAAATGGTTCTGTCAGCCTTAAAAAATATGCAGAAAGTCAGCTGGATCTGATGGTCTTGATCCATCTCTCCTGAAACTTGCTGCTGATATTATTGCTGAGCCATTAACTTATATTTTTAATTTGTCCTTAGAGCAAAATATTATTCCTGACTCTTGGAAAGCAGCACATGTAGCACCCATTTTAAAAGCTGGGGATCCAACTATATTGAATAATTATTGCCCTATTTCCAAACTTTCAGTGTTGGCTAAAATATTTGAGTCTCTAGTCAGTGATCAATTGAAAGAGTTTTTAACTTACAACAATATTATTAGCCCTTTCCAATCAGGCTTCAGGAAGAGGCACAGCACCATCACAGCAGTGATCAAAGTGATTAACAAtattcccagatagcagagggacgttgaaacggcgccgattcttggtcagaatggtcggtttccgtcgtaagtcagaaaatcaacgctgaaacggcgccgtgaaacgtcgatttctccgccgtcggagaaggtcgatttatcactgttgaatcaccgtgggtaaaggttgatctgtcgaccgtcagagaaggtcgaatatacgatgttgaaccatcgtcacttttgccggccagttttcaacattggtagcaactatctggcccgtagccaggggggatcggagggttcgttcgatccccccgcgacaccgcatcccggacacacacgcccctcaagattactcaagatttattcatttgttcatgtccgatgaatatacattgattcacatttaaatatacaatatcaaatccagactaatcaaaaaagaaaagcagactaagtgaggacgagttagaaaaacgggttcatttatcctatgtttatgtttacacgttttgttcagaccgctttacaccccaatccagttggtggcggtaatgcccccattagacccctttcactgacgtcacccgaaaccggaagtaaacaaaccctgcgccatattggaagaccaacaaactcgtgattagggggaaataacggcagcgcgcggtatgtgaacccacgaggcacttggatcatcataaacctacaatggtaaacttttgtgctgtgttagggttctaacaaagctgatgggaaaggtgaaaagaagtctttctacagaataccagctgtgattgagacaacaagcaaaccaaggagctttctgccaggagacagagagaggatttagctgctttatgcagagcggatctaaacacttcaagtctattttgttactggtaagtcactaggctagagtgttgtagaacattttttttaaatgtttactgaataaaaacatccttaattttatcaaatattctctactctatatttcatttctttcttttgttttaattttcctccctccatccctctttggattttaaatatagtttttccccatgtccaaataatgaggtagggtggcatttagaaacccatagcctactgctgactttctttatcaatgctgcatcaaattaattttggttgtttttctgtttccatgtacaggtgtctgcgccgcaggaggaataggccacaattataaattataaataaatcataaaatgtttctaagaacttgttcaagtgtgttctgttccttataaatgttaaaagttatgcctcattagatagcttgacgaacattaggagaggtgcattgttgcatgcatttttatatcctgttgtacattaaacaggacgtagcctacgcacattgatataaattaagtttcactttcatggttgaagtatgcatgtgtgtgttcatcctaggcaagagccccgatgctttattgttagctagtttaatttagcctgttttgcttaatttgtagccttcctgttgtacataaaacaggaagtaaagttggatgaatcatcgccgaaaattaaactataaatcgaccgaaatccgtagttgaataaagggtgaaagggggtctattctccgtcgggcaccatccacttttcaacgtcgtttcaacgcaaactcgtatgagcaaagcggtgttgaatcaacgccggtgatccacgatgattcgacggcgtatggtcgaagaacatgccgatgattccccgtcgaatcaacgcccttttgctatctgggttgtCAGTGCTATTGATTGTAAAAAATCATGTGCAGCACTTTTTGTTGATCTTTCTAAGACTTTTGATACAAAAGACCATGACATTTTGGGTAAAATTGGTGTGTCTACAAAAGCTTTGGGGTGGTTTAAAAACTATCTTATAAACTGATATCAGTGTGTTTTCTGTGATGGTATAACAGAGAAGGTTGCTATTAAGATTGGAGTTCCACAAGGCTCCATTCTAGGGCCGTTGCTGTTTACTGTTTACATAAATGACATTTGTGCACACATCAATAATGCAAGTATGCAcctgtatgcagatgacaccattATCTATTGTTCTGCACCTTCTCCTTTGGAGGCACTGGTGAAACTTCAGGAtgtcacagtccagtccatccatgccttagattgtgggacttccatgccggcttcaggccggatccaggacaggaattcagtcctgccttgctgaaggccatttcctgaagcggcactcccacacctgctaccactcctctcccatcagccagggctttttaagaactgtttagaattactccatttgccagactgtctcttgtagactttcctcgcctagctacagctcattggtattgtgtcttcttgattccccctgcctgaatttcttcttgtttttttgtcaagtttctctgtccagttttttgtccatttttgcctgcctgttcttttgaattatgtattttgctacctctgcctggatttaccttgtccctgtgttcatcagtttttgtgaagatttttctgtcctgttttttgtccctgatcgtgtctacccgctcctgtgtttttgacctcctggcctgttttttgactatcgatttttgcctgagccctactgtaccttttgcctttctgccatctacttcttgAATGGAGTTTTCTCTTTAaactgcctgttttgagtctgctcttgggtcctcacttcacctcagctcaccactCTGACACAGGAGGCATTCATAGTACTGCAAGAAAATTTTACTTCAATTAAAATTGGTGTTAAATTCTAAAAAAACCAAATGCTATTTACTAGTTCCCACATTCAATCTTTTGCCTCAAGTTATAGTATCACCTTATAGGGACAAGAAATAGAGATGGTGTCATCCTATAAATATTTGAGTTTTTTACTGGACAAATCTCTTTTAATTCCCATGCTGCTAACTTGGTAAAGCAGCTTAAAGTAAAGCTAGGTTTCTATTTTAGAAATAAGGCTTGTTTTAAtttaaaatccagaaaataacttgttGCAGCCACTTTATCTGTTTTAGATTATGGTGACATTCTCTATATGCATGCTGCAAAGACTGTGTTGTGCTCATTGGACTCTGTTTATAATTCTGTGCTACACTTTATAACTAAGGCTGGGTATTCCACTCTCCACTGCAATTTATACAGTTTATCTGGTTGGCCTCCACCGTCAATACATAGACAGCTTCACTGGCTCATTTTCATTTATAAAGCAGTTATTATTTTGTTACCATCCTATTTTTTTTCACAGACAATTAACAATAGACATAACCTCAGGTCTAACAATATCATCCTTTTCAATGTACCAACTATGAAACCTGAATTTGGTAAAATAGCTTTTCGGTACAGTGCCCCTTCATCCTGGAATGCACTTCAGAAACAGTTAAAACTTGATGTACTCATTCCACTTTCTGATTTTAAACTTTGTGTTGCAAACACTCTAATCACTGTGGATGCTTTTAAATTGTTAGATTTTGTTTACTTCCTTATTTATGTTGTATTGTGTttttatcagggctttgaaccggttcaaggaacgaaaacgaaaaccgggaactttttctatttcacatggaacagaaacgaaaccagaaactttattttttatgttccggaacagaaacgcttattaaaaataatggtaaccggttaataccggtttttatttcgttcctcaaagtttccgtagcctacaaataaaaaagtcattctcctcctgcacaagtttatgacccgctggggttcacttcctgtgtgacgttcactgactgaatggagagagcgggaaggtggactactatcacatctccattactgagtgtctgagcaaagaagagcctgaacgatgcaacctccctattggctgtttgtaaaaatgtatcagttgttgcccttcccacgggaatcatcgcgggctcgagagacgagacctgacgagttagttcgttggtagcagaacaaaatgtctggacacaaatcgggttttcagaaaaggaaagaaaataaacggagggtcgaaaatacaaaaaaggaggcagaaaatgcaaaacgagttttaaggtaggacaaatggttactttttaaggcagcccgccgtggctgcaggccttcagttgtgtcattgaatggttacttttctgaggcagcctgccgtggctgcctgcaggcttatttattatagcccatttagttaaaatagttgatataaaatgtttatagttatgtgatggttgtcctgatttagactggtggtttttttttgtttgtttgttttatttgggggggttgcgcgatgttgcacccgggtccagattagggcagaaccggccctggctacatttcaggtgtagtttgttttatgtatgtatgtacttgcatagatgtgtacttggtcttccaatatggcgcctaacaaaatctcgcggcgcagtgacgtcatgcggtagccctctatagggcctgactagcctttggtaacacactaaacgaattctctttcatttttggcactttttctgtttgtgtagatgggaagacatactaagAATCCAaaacgccaacatttgaaataattgttttgaattatttcttgtcttatttaatgaaggttgtaatagaattagcctacatttggcttaagctggatgagacagagacataactttttatagccatttgttaaacagctgacagggaacgtaattaaccattctgggaacgaaatttttttgttctaaccggttcgggaacgtctatttaatggtggaacccaaaaccggaaacgttaaaattccgtttctgttcggaacgaaccaataggaaaaaaattctgattcaaagccctggtttttatatttgtatattttcTATTCTAGCTAGGTGCTGCCCTTTCTTGgctaacttggaacagagacttccgTCTCAACGTGACTTACCTTGGTTAAATAAaggataaataaaatatatacggtacattacagcacagtgaagctcTTCCTCTGTGTTTTACCCAACtgaaacagacacagagagagagagagagagagagcagtggtgcCTGGAggattttttttagaattagaagcctttatttgatagcTCTGTGTAACGAAGGTAAATGGCCTGCTAGTGATCCGGTTACATCACAGGCAGATATCCAGTTTCAGTACAAATGGTTGCATCTAGGTAAGCCtctttttaaattattataaagTTTTATTCTTAATTTAAATGTGCGAAGGTCACATCAGAGCACTTGCCATGATCAGCAAACagcatttatttttgggttttgtttgaattTTTCCCCCAGAGGGACAACCAAAACATTTTGGAAGAGTGTACAGAGAGATGGCAAATTAAAGAAGCCATAATAATTTGTCTTAGTAAGGTGTTGTGACATCACAAGCTGCCAGAACAGCTTCAGTGTGCCTTGGCACAGGTTTTACACATCTCTGCAATGACACTAGAGGGATGAACATTGTTGTTCCAAAAGTGAGCCCCTGTGCTCTGTGGATGGGACTGGGGTCACCCTGAAAGTGGCAAAGCCCATCAGGATAGAAACGTTTCATTATAGGATATAGGTGATGACTCATAagaactttgtattgatttgcagtgatTTTTCTCTAACGGGACCAAAGCATGCCAGAAAAATGAGAAGTGTTCCCTACAGCATCAGTCACTTGGTTTTCTTTAATTTCTCACCTATCTGTAGATCACCTTTATCGGTACCCACTTGTGCTTCatacttaaaaataaaaaagcttaTTGGACTCATTTATTTCAGAAGGAACCATGAGACCACTTGATGTAGTAACAATTGTGCATTTTATTCAAAATTTGCTGGTTGTCACATCaatgaatttattatttttttaataccaAGAGTCCATGATGCGCCTCATGCTCATGAACCTCATGCCACCATAGTCCCTGAAGTTCCTGTACTCTCCAGGCCTGAAGTACCACATCCTGCCTCTGTAGTGGGGATACTCATACATGAGCCAGTGGCCGTCCATCACATGGCAGGACATGCAGCCATTGGACCAGTGGTAGCGATCCATGAAGGAATCACAGTCATCCATCACTTCCATCATCTGACCCATGAAGTTGTCTCTCTCATAGACCCTCATTCTGTAGGATCCTCTGTACTGTTTGGGAAAGAGATCAAACCCTGTGATTTTAGGACAAAAACACCTACTGGGATATGTGTCCTAAAAAGGATGTTACATCCAATACTATACCATGGGGATCATGCGGCAGGACCTGATGCAGTTGTTGCCCCAGCCCCACATGTTCATGTAGTCAGGGTACTCGCCCCTCCTCAGGAAATACTGGTTTCCCATGAAGTTGGGGTGGTCGTAGACCATCCAGCAGCCGCTCTCCACCCTgcaggagtggcagcggctcatgTAAGAGTGCATATCGGAACAATCACCGGTGCACTCATAGGAGCGCCCCATGAAGTTCCTGTCCTCATAGAAGATGACCTGTTTGGAGAATGAATTTTACAATGAGCTGTGCAAATTTGTTCAAAAAAAATAAGATGTTTTAAAATGATTGGCATTATTTTACATTAAACAAACGTTTTACTCTTTCTTGGTTACCTTTCCCATGGCTGGTTTTGTTTGTCGAGGCTGTTTTCCACTGGTGAACTGCCATCCTGTCTGGTTTAACCCTTGTATTTATACCTGACCAGGACTAAAGAATACATGCCTCCTATTGTGTAAAAAGACTGACTAAGCAACACAGCAGAGTTCCCTGGAAAGCTGAAAGTTGCCCAGTCTCCAGAAGTCTTTAGAATATTTCACACAGCCAATAGAATGGCACTTCCCCCCTAATCCTTTAGGCATTGTATCCTATATATAGTATCACCTGGAGCCATTTAAATTTTTGATAATTTTATTGGATGTGAATAATAGCTTGTCCTCAGTTATTGACAACAAAACAACCCAACCCTGTCTAAGCTACACATAGTTGATTAGACTTTTGTATGTGTATTTAACAAAGGTCTTTCAAGTCATTGTT
This Neoarius graeffei isolate fNeoGra1 chromosome 3, fNeoGra1.pri, whole genome shotgun sequence DNA region includes the following protein-coding sequences:
- the LOC132883429 gene encoding gamma-crystallin M2-like: MGKVIFYEDRNFMGRSYECTGDCSDMHSYMSRCHSCRVESGCWMVYDHPNFMGNQYFLRRGEYPDYMNMWGWGNNCIRSCRMIPMYRGSYRMRVYERDNFMGQMMEVMDDCDSFMDRYHWSNGCMSCHVMDGHWLMYEYPHYRGRMWYFRPGEYRNFRDYGGMRFMSMRRIMDSWY